GCTGCCGTGCTGGTCACTGCGAAGAAGATGATGCGGATGATTTGGTAGATGACCTCGCGCGGGCTGTGGGGCGGGCCTGGATGGACCAGGCGGTAGCGGTTCACATACTGGCCCAGCGTCTGTTTGCGCCGGGCGATGTGCCAGCCGGTGTAGAGAAGCCAGGCCACCGGTCCGAGCGGTTCGAGGAATTGTCGCGGTTGCCCCAGCCATGCCGGGTCGAGGGCATGACCGGTCTGGTAGGCGTTCATGGCCATGAGCAGGAGCTGGAGCGGAAGGGCGATCACCATTTGGGCGACGGCATAGTCGACCACACCCGCCCGGAAACGTTGTTCGGGCAGGATGGCTTTTAGTGTGGTTCGCACGGGTGGCGCCGGTTCGCAGACGAGGACCAACAGGATCGGGGCGATCAGGCTCACGGCATTGATGTTGGCAAATACAGTGTCCGGCACCACCAGCATATCGCGCAGGATCAGCGCAAAGTCGCTCCAGTCATCTCCGCCCGAAATCCAGCTGTCGTGGAGGATCATCTCCAGAGTGGCCGGAACGAGCCAGAGTAGAACAATGGTCCAGCCTAGGAGGTAACGGTTTACGTTTAGTCTTCGCATCCGCGCACCTTGGCGTGTGAAGCCCCCCTTGGCGAGAGGGATCATTGTCGACCTAATCCGGGGTCCGAAGGAGCACCGCCTCTCCCCGACCGGGGAGAGGAATCAAAGGTGAGGGGCGCGCAGCGGCAGCTGCGCCACTAAAGACTCCCCCAATCCACATCGCCATGCCGATCCAGCGCCTTCGCCCCATCCGGCATTGCGTATTTCAGTCCAGACCCGCAATTGAACAACACGCACTCGGCATCTCGCTCCAGCAGGCCGTCACCCATTGCTTTTTCCATAGCGGCCAGGGTTGCCGCACCCTCGGGGCAGAGCAGCAGTCCGTCCTCGCGTGCGCAGCGTGTGCGGGCGGCTTCGATCGCGACTTCCGACACAGCCAGCGCGGCGCCGCCGCTTTCCCGCACGGCGTCCAGGATCAGGAAATCACCGATCGCCTTGGGGACGCGGATGCCCATGGCGGCGGTCTGGGCGTCGATCCATTCTTCGGCGAGGCGGGTGCCGTCCTCGTAAGCCTTGACGATGGGGGCGCAGCCTTCCGCCTGGACGGCGAACATTTTCGGGCGTTCCGGGCCGATCCAGCCGAGTTGTTCCATCTCGTCGAAAGCCTTCCACATGCCGATCAGGCCGGTGCCGCCGCCGGTGGGATAGAAGATCGCGTCGGGCACGCGCCAGCCCAGCTGGGCGGCGAGTTCCAGGCCCATCGTTTTCTTGCCTTCGATCCGGTAGGGCTCCTTGAGGGTCGAGACATCAAACCAGCCCATCTTCTCCTTGCCGGCCCCGACGAGAGCGCCGCAATGATGGATATAGCCATTGACCTTGAAGACATGGGCGCCCTGCAGCGCCATTTCGCGCAGATTGGCTTCCGGCGTGTCTTCCGGCGCAAAGCACCAGCTCTCCATGCCCATGCGGCTGGCATAGGCTGAGAGCGCGGCCCCGGCATTGCCATTGGTCGGCATGGCCAGCCGGGTGAGGCCGTATTGATGGGCCATGGCGACGGCGAGGGCGAGACCGCGCGCCTTGAAACTGCCCGTCGGCAGGCGGCCTTCATCCTTGACCCAGACCTTGCCCGTTGCTCCGGACACCTTGGCCGTGGCGGGAATGTCGATGAGCGGCGTATCAATCTCGCCCAGGGCACAGACATGGGCGTCGTCGGCTACCGGCAGAAGCTCGCGCCACTTCCAGAAACCGCCATCACGCGACCAGATGGTGTCGCGATCAATGCCGGCCTTCATCGCGTCCAGGTCATAGCGCGCCAGCAGCGGTTTGCCGGCCTTGGACAGATTGTGCGGCTGGTCGGCCTCATAGCGATCGCCGGTTTCCGAACACTCCAGATGGGTGAAGTAATTGGCGGGGGCTTGCGTCATGGAGAGGCTCGTTTGTGGCGGAATGAAAAGGACTTAGCCGAAGACTTGGCCCCAGGCGGCGGCAATGGCAAGGCCGATCCGGTCCAGCGACCAGTCGCGCGTATCCACCGGCTGCCCGGCGAGCCAGGTGCCCCGGACCGCGACCGGCGCGTCGGCGTCGATGGCGGCAACCGGGTCGGTATCAAACCAGGTCAGATCGGCGCGCTTGCCGACCTCGATGGAGCCGATCTCGTCGGCGAGACCCAATTGCCGGGCGGCATTGATTGTCATCAGGGCAAGAGCCGTCTCCGCATCGATCGGCTCACCCAGCGGCTCGCCGGTCAGCGTGCGGCGGTGGACGGGCAGGGCCATCACACGCAGGGCGTCAATGTCGCTCGCTGGATGGTCGCCATGGATCGTCACAACCGCGCCCTGCCGGACCGCTTCGGCAATCGGCATGTAGCGCGCGGCGCGTTCCGGTCCGAACAAGTCTTCCAGCCGGTGACCATAATTGCCGATATGGTCCGGGAAGAAGCCCAGTGAGACACCGAGTGCGTTGGCCCGGCTGATCTGGTCGGGCGTGATCAGGGCGAGATGTTCCAATCTGTGCTGGACGTCTGGATTGGGCGTATGGGTTTGAGCGGTCTCGATGGCATCGAGTGCCAGATCGATGGCGCGCTCGCCCTGGACGTGAAGTGCCATCTGATAGCCAAAGCCCTGCATCTCGCCGACAAACCCCGTCACGCTGTCGGACGGCATGGCCAGCGGCGCCAGCCAGTTTGGTGGCAGGCCAAGTGTGTCCTGGGTCAGTGGCGTATTGGCATAGGGCTCGGCGCTCGCAGCGCCGCCGGCAAAGGGCGAGCCGTCGAGCCAGAGCTTGATACCATTCAGGCGGCGCAGGGCGTGGCGGTCATCCGCTTCGCTGAACATGTCCAGAGCACGACTATTCCGGCTCGGCGCCGTGTAGAGCACCGTATTGAGAGCCGGCCGCTCAGCATGGCTCACCGCGGTGAGAATGCCCAGCGGGTCTTCGGCGCGGCCGACCAGGGAGGCGATGCCGATTGTGGTGTAACCCGCCGCCGCGTACGCGTCATAAGTGCCGTCGAGCAGATAGGTCAGGGCCGCGTCAGAGGCCTGCGGAATACCGGCCATGAGCTGACGCACGGCCGTGACCTCCACCACGCGCCCGGTCAGCGCCCCGCCTTCGCCGCGTTCGAAGAAACCGTCATGCGGGTCAGGAGTGGCGGGTGTGATGCCAGCGGCCTCCAGTGCCGCGGAGTTGGCGAAGGCTTCATGCATCATCTGGGTCAGGATGACGAGCGGCCGGTCCGGTGACAGGGCGTCCAGCTCGGCCAGGCTCGGCGGGGTGAGACCGTCCAGCATGACCGCATCCCAGCCAAAGGCGATGGCCCAGGGCGAGGGGCCGCCGGCTTCTACCCCCTCGGCAATGGCCGCCATGATGGCGGCGCGGTCGCCATGGGTGCGACCCGAAATGTCGATGGCCGTGTCCAGGAGGGCGGCGGCGAGCGGGTGGGTATGCGGTTCGATCAGGCCCGGTGTCAGAGTGCCGCCTTCCAGATCGATCCGGCGCACCCCGCGCGGTGCCGCGGCGAGCACGGTGTCCAGGGCGCCGACCGCCATGATGCGGCCGTCCCGGATGTAAAGCGCCTCGACCGTGCCGGCCTCGCTCATCGTGCGAATGGAGCCATTGTGGAAGACCAGTGCGGCGGGCGCTCGCGGCGATGCCAGCATGATGCCGCAGATGAAGCCGATGAAGACCACAAGGCCGAGCGGCAGGGCGAAGGCGATAAGGGTACGGTGAGTCATGGCTCCACCCTATCAGCGCAAACGCTTGAAGCGAGCAGGCAATGTCGCCCGCATGCGGCAACGCGATTGTGCAGATGGGCGGACGCGCTAAGCTGTCTCATGAGTTCGATTTACGACCATCCACTGCTCGGCGGCCCGCTGGCGATCGTCTGCCCTGGCTGCGACGAACAAGCTGTGTTCTCGACCTCGCATGGCAAGCCCTTGCCGGTGAGGTTGTGCACCGCCACGGGTGAGGTATTGCCGGATAATTGGGACGGGCATGTGCGGTGCAGCGCTTGCGGGCACGCGGCCAGGCATGTGCTCGACTGGCCGTCCGACGCCTGGTTCAAGCTGGATCATCGTGGCGAGACGCTGTGGGCCAAGGATGCCGAAATGCTGGCGGAAATCCGCCGTTTAATCGCTGCCGGCGCCGAGCGCCAGGCAATCAAGAAGGCCAGCACCCATGCCCGCTATCTGGTGCGCATCCCGTCGACCTTCCTCAAGGCAACAGACCGCGAGACCCTGCTCCGCAAGATTGACCGGCTGACCTAGCCCGGCCGGAGTTCGCGCTCTATGCTTCGACAACAGGCGAGGGAGGCACGCATGGCGAAAATCATTGGTGTTGGCGGCATCTTCTTTCACAGCCCGGACCCGGCAGCCCTGATGGCTTGGTATCAGGACAAGCTGGGGCTCGAGATCAATGATTATGGCGGCGCCGACTTCCTGCATGCCGATAGCGGCAAGGCCTTCCCGCAGGGCGCGCGGACCATTTTCTCCGCCTTCAAGACAGGGGCGGATTATTTCAAGCCGTCCGACAAGCCTTTCATGATCAATCTCATGATCGACGACATGGACGGCATGCTGGCGCGTCTCGCCGAGAAGGGCGTTGCCCTGGAAGGCGAACCCCAGGATTTCGACTATGGGCGCTTCGCCTGGGTGATGGATCCGAACGGGACCAAGATCGAGCTCTGGCAGCCGATCGAGCCGAAAGGGTAATCGCGCGTCTTGTCATCCCCGTTGAATGTCCGGCGCAGGCCGGACGCAAGACGGGAATCTAGCTGACTGCAATCACATAGGTCCCTGACTTTCGCCCCGCCTTCGCGGGGCGTCCATCAGGGATGAAAAATTGGGGGGAGTGGTCTTGCGCGCGCGCCTCACATCAACCCCAACGTCTTGAAGCTCGCCGTATTCTCCCGGCCGATCACCAGATGATCATGGACCGCGATTTCGAACGGTTTGCAAATCTCCATCAGTGTCCGGGTCATCTCGATATCGGCCTGGCTCGGCGTGGCATCGCCGGACGGGTGATTGTGCACGAGGATGATGGCCGAGGCTTCGTGGGCGAGGGCGGATTTGACCACTTCGCGGGGATAGACGGGGGCATGGTCGATCGTGCCTTCGCCGAGCACCTCGTCGGCGATCAGCTTGTTCTTGCGATCGAGGAAGAGCACGCGGAACTGTTCCGTCGTGGCGTGTTGCATGGCGGTGCGGCAATAGGCGACCAGGGCCGACCAGGAGGTGATGACCCGGCGACCGATCACCTGTTCGCGAGCCAGGCGCTCCGACAGGGCCTTGATCAGCTTCAGCTCGACGGCGGTCTTTTCCGACACGCCGCGCACCGATGAGAGCTGGCCGACGCTGGCCGAGGCAACGCCGCCCAGATCACCAAAGCGGGCGATCAGGTCTTTCGCGATGGGTTTGACGTCGCGGCGCGGGATGCATCGAAACAGGTAAAGCTCCAGCAATTCATAATCGTGAAGTGCGAGTCCACCCGCTGAGGTTAGTTTTTCGCGCAGCCGGTCTCTGTGGCCTGTATGGGTTGCCGACGCGGTCATTGGTTCAGTTGGTGGAATAGGGGGGCTTGTCGAGGCCCTTGGGCGACTTGGTGAAAATCTCGACGCCGTCGGCGGTGACGCCGACGGAATGCTCGAACTGGGCCGAGAGCGACTTGTCGCGGGTTACGGCGGTCCAGCCGTCGGACAGGACTTTCACGTCGGCCCGGCCCAGATTGAGCATGGGCTCGACGGTGAAGAACATGCCTTCCTTGAGCTCGGGGCCTTCGCCATGCTCGCCGAAATGCAGCACATTCGGGCTGTCATGGAAGTTCTGACCCAGGCCATGACCGCAAAAGTCGCGGACTATGGAGCAGCGGCGCTCCTCGGCATATTCTTGGATGATGGCGCCGATCGTGCCCAGGGTGACGCCCGGCTTGATCGCATTGATGCCGGCCATCATGGCTTCATAGGTCGTGTCGACCAGCAGTTCGGCCTTCCGGCGCGGCTCGCCGATTGTGTACATGCGGCTGGTATCACCATGCCAGCCATCGACCACCACGGTCACATCGATATTGACGATGTCGCCGCTTTTCAGCGGTTTGGGACCAGGTATGCCATGGCAGACCACATGGTTGAGCGAGGTGCACAGCGAGTGACGGTAGCCGCGATAGAACAGGGTCGCCGG
The window above is part of the Maricaulis maris MCS10 genome. Proteins encoded here:
- a CDS encoding VOC family protein; the protein is MAKIIGVGGIFFHSPDPAALMAWYQDKLGLEINDYGGADFLHADSGKAFPQGARTIFSAFKTGADYFKPSDKPFMINLMIDDMDGMLARLAEKGVALEGEPQDFDYGRFAWVMDPNGTKIELWQPIEPKG
- the radC gene encoding RadC family protein, which produces MTASATHTGHRDRLREKLTSAGGLALHDYELLELYLFRCIPRRDVKPIAKDLIARFGDLGGVASASVGQLSSVRGVSEKTAVELKLIKALSERLAREQVIGRRVITSWSALVAYCRTAMQHATTEQFRVLFLDRKNKLIADEVLGEGTIDHAPVYPREVVKSALAHEASAIILVHNHPSGDATPSQADIEMTRTLMEICKPFEIAVHDHLVIGRENTASFKTLGLM
- the map gene encoding type I methionyl aminopeptidase — translated: MTTAYETVTDIDTASPRDGRIKLHGPEAFEGMRKAGSLAAEILDMLVEHARPGNTTAYLDKLAREYAFDHGSMPATLFYRGYRHSLCTSLNHVVCHGIPGPKPLKSGDIVNIDVTVVVDGWHGDTSRMYTIGEPRRKAELLVDTTYEAMMAGINAIKPGVTLGTIGAIIQEYAEERRCSIVRDFCGHGLGQNFHDSPNVLHFGEHGEGPELKEGMFFTVEPMLNLGRADVKVLSDGWTAVTRDKSLSAQFEHSVGVTADGVEIFTKSPKGLDKPPYSTN
- a CDS encoding threonine synthase, with amino-acid sequence MTQAPANYFTHLECSETGDRYEADQPHNLSKAGKPLLARYDLDAMKAGIDRDTIWSRDGGFWKWRELLPVADDAHVCALGEIDTPLIDIPATAKVSGATGKVWVKDEGRLPTGSFKARGLALAVAMAHQYGLTRLAMPTNGNAGAALSAYASRMGMESWCFAPEDTPEANLREMALQGAHVFKVNGYIHHCGALVGAGKEKMGWFDVSTLKEPYRIEGKKTMGLELAAQLGWRVPDAIFYPTGGGTGLIGMWKAFDEMEQLGWIGPERPKMFAVQAEGCAPIVKAYEDGTRLAEEWIDAQTAAMGIRVPKAIGDFLILDAVRESGGAALAVSEVAIEAARTRCAREDGLLLCPEGAATLAAMEKAMGDGLLERDAECVLFNCGSGLKYAMPDGAKALDRHGDVDWGSL
- a CDS encoding RDD family protein codes for the protein MILHDSWISGGDDWSDFALILRDMLVVPDTVFANINAVSLIAPILLVLVCEPAPPVRTTLKAILPEQRFRAGVVDYAVAQMVIALPLQLLLMAMNAYQTGHALDPAWLGQPRQFLEPLGPVAWLLYTGWHIARRKQTLGQYVNRYRLVHPGPPHSPREVIYQIIRIIFFAVTSTAARRFSRHHRAILTHTKAEYAALDETETPGWYASAGVTTEVLDYQPED
- a CDS encoding amidohydrolase translates to MTHRTLIAFALPLGLVVFIGFICGIMLASPRAPAALVFHNGSIRTMSEAGTVEALYIRDGRIMAVGALDTVLAAAPRGVRRIDLEGGTLTPGLIEPHTHPLAAALLDTAIDISGRTHGDRAAIMAAIAEGVEAGGPSPWAIAFGWDAVMLDGLTPPSLAELDALSPDRPLVILTQMMHEAFANSAALEAAGITPATPDPHDGFFERGEGGALTGRVVEVTAVRQLMAGIPQASDAALTYLLDGTYDAYAAAGYTTIGIASLVGRAEDPLGILTAVSHAERPALNTVLYTAPSRNSRALDMFSEADDRHALRRLNGIKLWLDGSPFAGGAASAEPYANTPLTQDTLGLPPNWLAPLAMPSDSVTGFVGEMQGFGYQMALHVQGERAIDLALDAIETAQTHTPNPDVQHRLEHLALITPDQISRANALGVSLGFFPDHIGNYGHRLEDLFGPERAARYMPIAEAVRQGAVVTIHGDHPASDIDALRVMALPVHRRTLTGEPLGEPIDAETALALMTINAARQLGLADEIGSIEVGKRADLTWFDTDPVAAIDADAPVAVRGTWLAGQPVDTRDWSLDRIGLAIAAAWGQVFG